TGATGTCCTTCCTAGGAAGGACCGCCGCGATCCCGTCCAGGACCTCGTTAGGGAGGTCCAGCAAAAAGACAGGCATCAGAAATACGACGAAGATGCGAAGGAAGATGGGCTTCGGGCGATGTGATCAAATAATGATTAGAGCTGGTCGATTTGGTGATCTGTAATCGGAGTTGAGTGTGATGAAAGTTTTGAGTAGAAAGCGGGAGCAAGTTCGGCTTGAAATACCTGTAGCGTGGGTCGCGTTTGCGTGCAGCGATTGCACTGCGTATTGACACTGGCAGCCGATTGTCGCCAGTTTCTGCCAGTGTCAACGGCCTAAACGAGTATTTTTGGACGTGAACGAACGCGTCTATTGATACAATGAGCACGTGTACTCGCAGTGTGTAAACGCCCATTGTCCCCCAAGATGTCTCCTCAGATGGCACTCACCACGCCCTCACACCAATTACCAAACAAGGTCGTTGCAATACACCAACTTTTCATTAAGATGCCGCGTTGGGCAGGGTAAACGACATGAGATTGAGCCTATGTGCCCTGTTCTCTGTACCGTACATGTATGTATAGATAAGTAAGTTCAAGAAAAGGTCACCTCCAGAGCTACCAGTCTAGCTATCCTCGGTCCGTCCCCTCCAAGGGTATTTCCATGCAGCGCTCTCGGGGGTATACGTTAATCAATGAGTGAAGTGAGTAGGTGAATGGCTTAGCCCTGGTAGCCCCAGCGGGGagcgttgatgatgatgccgcaGATGCAGCCAGAGATGATACCAGCGACGGGGAGAGTGATGATCCAGCCCATATAGATCCAGACGACCATGCGCCAGTTGATGGAGCGCCAGGTACCAGAGCAGAGACCGACACCGACGGTAGCACCGGTGATACACTGGGTGGTGGAAACAGGAAGCTCTGTTGATGGTCAGTGATGCACTACACCATACAGTCAATGGCACTTACTAAGACGGGTGGCCAGGATAATAGCAACAGCGGCGCCCAGCTCCATGGAGAAACCTCGAGAGGGAGAGTGAAGAGTCAGGCGGTTACCCAGGTTGCGCATGATGTTGTAACCATAGGTCCAGATACCCAGGGCAATGGCAGCACCACCGAAGCAGCTATTCATCATATTAGTCTCATCACCAGGCAAAGCAACTCAGGCAACTTACAGAATCCAGACAGGAACGTCAGACTTGCTGCTCTTGATGGCGCCAGTCTGCCAGACCTGGTAGATGGTGGCATAAGGGCCGATAGCGTTGGCCACATCGTTAGCACCGTGGGTGAAGGAGGCAGTGCAAGCAGTCATGACTTGCATAAAGGTGTAGAGGTACTCGGCGCGGTTGTCGTAGTGGGGAACGTTGGCGTGAATCTCGTCCAGGTCGCCAGTCAGgatgctcttcttcttctgcatgttgatgatgtcctGGTCGACACCCTGGAGGAAGACAAACTTGAGGTACCAGAAGAGCATGGCGCCGCTGTACCAGGGACCGTCGGGCTTGGGACCGATGATGCTACGCTTGGGCTTAACCTCGACAGGCTCGGCGGTGTGCTCGGGGGTCTCCTCGGAaaccttcttgccctcgttGCTGGTCTGCTCCTGGGCGCGCTCAAACTCGTCACTACCCTCACGGCCAGCACGTCggagatcctcaagctcctcgcgGGTAAGGTGGCCCTCGTAGAAATCGCTGATGCCACCCTCAGCACCctcaggctgaggaggaggagcagggcgCTTGAGCAGGAGAGGACCCATGGGGATGTGCCACCAGCGGAGCTGCCagtcgtcgacgatgaccAGGCGGTAGAGCCAGGgcaggaggaagatggagatgatgagagccCAGGCGGCACCGACACCAACAATCAGACCGGCAGTCTCGGCGTCAGTAAAGTCAACCTTGATGGAGCCACCCTTCCACACGATAAGCATGGTAAGGAGCGAGGCGGTGATGCCAAAGTAGATGGGGGTAAGGAAGAGACCCTTCCAGACGGGCTTGCTTCGAAGCATGACTCCATACTTGGTGatcatgaagatgatggcaccaaAGGCACCAGCCAGACCGGGGGCGATAATCCAGGCGAGGAAGACAGAGACGACACCAGAgctgatgcccttgtcgAACTCGGCCCAGTGAATACCATCAGAGCCGACCAAGGCGATACCCATGCCAATGACACCGCCCATGATGGAGTGGGTAGTAGAGACGGGAAGACCGATACGGGTGCAGAAGGTGAGGTACAGGGAGGAGGCGACGATGGCGCACATCATGCCCAGCATCAGGAGGGCGGGATCATTCTCGAACTGGTCAAtgtcgacgaccttggtTCGAATGGTGTCGGCCACTCGGGCACCGACACCGACGGCTCCGGCAAACTCGAGGACGGAACCCAGAACCATGGCCTGGAGGTAAGTGATGGATCGGGACGAGACCGATGTGGTCCAAGAGTTGGCGACATCGTTGGCACCTGTTGAACGGATGTGTTAGCAAGGAGACTAGAAGCTCGATGGAAGCAAGCCGGGAATAATGAGATGTAGGCTGCACGTACCAATGTTCCACGCGTCGAGGAACGAAAAGATGGTGCCTATGGCAAAGATGTAGTCGAACTGGTGAAGCACCATTGCGACGATGGCCGATCACTCGGACTTCTTAATCCCAACAATTAAAAATTGAAGAGCCTTTTTGTGTCAAAAGGCTTCTAGAAGAAATAGAcagttgaagagaagagtgaTTGATGGTTGCTTGCAGGAGACTCCAGACATGATGACAGCAGGTCCTTATATCGACGGGGGACGACAGGAGAGCACCTCATGGGGTGCAGTGCACAGTCTTGGCAAACAAGCTTATTATTATGCTTCTGGGGCCACTGGCGCCCCGTTGGTCGAGGTGTGTGAGCCTAGTCGTCGAGCTCGGTGAACCCATTCGGACGACATTGCCAGGCTGAGATGTACTCTCCAGCCTTGGCAGGTCTTGAAGGACAAGAGACGGattctcagccttggcacgCGACAGGGTGCGAGAATGGAGGGACTTGGCACGCGACGGGGTGGTATTCTCGTGCTCGTGTCCTGGATGCCCGTTGGATGGGCTGAGACGAGTCCACCCTCAGTCTCGATCCTAGAGATTCTGCCTCCTCATGGATACGTAGAACTTTTCCATTGACGAATACACCCCCGCAAAGCACCAACGGGCGTTGGACAGAGGATGTAGGATCGACGACAGCCCACAGAGTTGCCTTGAAGCACACGACTGTCCTGCGCCCTGCTGCATTCGCGGGATGCGTCCAAGACGGGTGAGGCGACAAGGGAGGTGCGGATATGGCGTCTTTCTCGGATGTGACTCGACACGCAGAAAGCCAAGACTGACTGAACAAAGGACCTCTTGAGCAAGCACCAAGAAAACGGAACCCGAGTCTTTTCGCGATAGTGGACGAACAGACGCAGGGTCCTTATCCTAGCTTAATTGTCCGCGTCGCGATAGCGTCTACGAAACGAACGACGCACTGACGGATGGCATCAGACATGGAGACGTTCAACCGTAAAAATTGGAGCCTTGTCGGGTCTGACCTGAAGACGTGGGAGACGAGTGTCTGAGCAGAGGAGGGGGAGACAGTGAAGGGTTAGCAGAGATGGCACGTTTTCGCACAGGGCACCCCAAGGTTGAAGCGAACCAGAGCAAATCGATCCTTCAGGGGATTTGACAATCTCACAGGGGTCATCATCTCCCCCGAGCCCTTCAGGTGCCAGAGATAACCCACGTGCATCAGTTATCGTCGTTGAATGAAGAGATCGGGAGAGGCTCTGCGGTGTGGGCCAATGAGATCTGGAATCACTCCACGTGTACGGGGCGGTTCGCTCTGAGCCCACAACTCCAGATTTGCCAAGCCTGGAGATCGAGCAGGGGTTTTCTACTCTGTTAGGACTGCGGGTGTACTTTTGCTTTCATGTGCTACCACTCTGTTGTTGGATAAGCTGTTGACGCGGGAATGTGCGGGTGGAATTggcttctggaagatgaAAGGGGTCATGCTAGAGAGACAAGAGTCAACGGTCCTTTCTCTTTTAGTCCGGCGTCCGCTCCACGACTCGAGCTTACACAGTCTGATATCCGGATCGCTTACCACGTTCCTCGGAGGGAAATCCCactcttcctccccttccctCCCTTCTCCAGCGCGCCAAGAAGTCCACCCCTCGTCGCAACGTCCCGACACGCTGCAACCCCTTCAGCGACTCAACCACCCACAAGCTCTTCCCGGCGGCACGTTGACACTCTGGTTCGTCATCTTTGCCGCGCCAAGAATCCCGCGCCAAGGTGCGCCCACTGCGTATGGGGACACCGAGGAGTGATTACCTGTCGGCCCATCTTGCATGTGCCGCGCACCAAGCTTCCTCGTCTGTCGATGGTAGAGTTCAACtatcttcttggccttgatgattCTAGAAAGAGTGCCCGTCTTGGGTTTATGGATCCTGGGCTGAGCCACGgtcgtcatcgccgagatggagatggctcGGATTGTCTCGAAATGGTTCTCATCCGCGTGAGGATCAACAAGACCCAATATCCCAAGCTAGAAGAACCTTCCAAGCCAGAGATTAGCACACATCTTCTCCCGGATGTCTGGACCATCAAGATAGTCCCTCATACCACCGTCGATCCCACGCCTCAGTGGCGTTTTACAACGACAACGTGATGTCTTTACCTTGAAGCATGTCTGAGCCAAGACAGCCTCAGATAACCTACGCTGTAGCCCACGCCAAGTTTGTGACCGAGGCTCCTCTTGGCTATGCGCACACTTCAGGTCCTTCAGGTAAGAAAGGTCCAATGGTGGGATGAACGCGTCCTCTGCCAAGCTGCCGGCTTCACCTTGGCTGGGATACCGAGATCTCGACGGGCATGGGGCGTGGCTTACGAGGGGGCGTCCGGGGCATCCTAGTTTTTGCATAGGTAGCTCAGCCCACAAACCATCTCCGTGGATGAGAGGAATCCTGCCAATCGAGCGGGAGCTGATTCTGCTCGCCTTGACAGCTTTGTTCCCGTTGTCGTGCGGCATATGTCGTCCAACGCCGTCGTATGCTGTGGCCAGAGACACTCGGGACGCTACGGCGTCCTAGCGACAATCTTGTCCTCTTATCGTTTAAGCTTAATTGGATTTGACTTTTCGTGCGTTAGGTCGTGTACCCATTACCGTCATCCACTTGACGTGCCAGCCTGCTCACCTGGTGAATAGCTCTCGGATTTGCCTCACCAGGataatctccttggcctcaccAAGTCAGATCCATTTCTGCCGGGATCATCACCTCTTGGCTTCTACAGTCAGTACTGACAGATCGGCCTCTCCGGGCGGTTGTGGTCCATTCGAGGCACCCATGTGAAGAGCGCTGTCTACTCGCCTTCCGTTTTGGAACAGGGCCTTGTTCATCGGCGATGAGCCGATTGACCAGCTTATTGGGTCGCCGCTCATTTGGGAGATCCCGGTGTATGGGTGGTCTagttggcttggctgctgtGAAATTTTCGAGTGCTTGTGGGGGTTGTGTTAGCTTGTTTGCCTCCATCGTCACGAAGAGGTTGATTCTTGCCCAACTTTTACTTTCCTCCATCTTTTCATTGCTACAAATCACAATGAAGTAGCGATAATGTAGTTTATCAGGTAAAAACTATATGTAACAAGAATCGACGCGGAATCGTGAAATTCACAACCTTTAACTGCGTGAAGGTGACGCGCCTCTTCAGGCTCGAGCACCAACGCCCATTTACCCTGGATATGGATTGCCACTCATCTCGCAACACCAGAATGCTCAAAATCTCCCTCGTGGGCCCTGATTCTGGGTCCCTCTTATGAGCCTAGTATCATGCAACCCACCATTGGTGAATATCAAGATCCCAACACTCGACTTTGACTCCCAGGAACTATGTTTCTGTCAGAATCTCTCAACGCTTGTCAGCTTCCAAAAAATGCATGTTAATGGACTACAAAATGTTTTATTTACAAGAAGTGGCACACCTAGCCAAATTTTCATACATCAAACCATAGTGACTACTTCTCTAGGACGATCCAGCACCGGAGTAGCCAGACCCCAAGGTAGCTAAGACTTTGGCAACAGCCGCATGTCCAAAGCCCAGCTGAAGCCAGCCTGGGGCAAAGAAAAGTAGACA
This Fusarium keratoplasticum isolate Fu6.1 chromosome 6, whole genome shotgun sequence DNA region includes the following protein-coding sequences:
- a CDS encoding Phosphate transporter, whose product is MVLHQFDYIFAIGTIFSFLDAWNIGANDVANSWTTSVSSRSITYLQAMVLGSVLEFAGAVGVGARVADTIRTKVVDIDQFENDPALLMLGMMCAIVASSLYLTFCTRIGLPVSTTHSIMGGVIGMGIALVGSDGIHWAEFDKGISSGVVSVFLAWIIAPGLAGAFGAIIFMITKYGVMLRSKPVWKGLFLTPIYFGITASLLTMLIVWKGGSIKVDFTDAETAGLIVGVGAAWALIISIFLLPWLYRLVIVDDWQLRWWHIPMGPLLLKRPAPPPQPEGAEGGISDFYEGHLTREELEDLRRAGREGSDEFERAQEQTSNEGKKVSEETPEHTAEPVEVKPKRSIIGPKPDGPWYSGAMLFWYLKFVFLQGVDQDIINMQKKKSILTGDLDEIHANVPHYDNRAEYLYTFMQVMTACTASFTHGANDVANAIGPYATIYQVWQTGAIKSSKSDVPVWILCFGGAAIALGIWTYGYNIMRNLGNRLTLHSPSRGFSMELGAAVAIILATRLKLPVSTTQCITGATVGVGLCSGTWRSINWRMVVWIYMGWIITLPVAGIISGCICGIIINAPRWGYQG